In the Flavobacterium sp. 90 genome, GCGATACTTATATTGCAAATTCTGATTTGAAAGATGGTGTTTTCGTTGAAAATCCTGCGATGCTTAAAGCAGGTTTTAAAACTGGAGATAAACTTGTATCTATCGACGGAAAAAAAGTTGAGAATTATGACAATAGTTTAAACATGAATATTATCATGGCTAAACAAGTCCTGATTGAAAGAAACGGTCAACAACAAACCATCGCAATACCAAATGATTTTGTTGATCAATTATCTAAACAAGAAAAAGGTTTGTTGGTTAGTATTCGTGTACCTTTTGCAATTGGAAAAGTTGATGATACATCTCCTAATCAAAATTTGAAAGCTAAAGATTTGATTCTTTCTCTTAACGGAGAAAAAGTAAAATATTTTGACGAAGCAAAAGCAATCTTAGCTAATAATAAAGGAAAAACAATTCCTGCAGTTGTTTTGCGTGATTTAAAAGAAACAACAATTACGCTTAAAGTTACTCCAGAAGGAACGTTAGGTGTATATGCTGGTGGTTTAGACATGAAATCATTAGAAAAACTGGGGTATTATAAAATCAGCACTAAAAACTATAGCTTCTTTGAATCAATTCCGGTTGGACTAGAAAAAGGTAAAGATCAATTAGTAGGTTACGGAAAACAGCTTAAAATGATTTTTAATCCTGAAACTAAAGCTTACAAACAAGTTGGTGGTTTTGCGGCGATTTTTAACATTTTTCCAAGTTCTTGGAGTTGGGAAACATTCTGGTCAATCACGGCTTTATTGTCAATTATGCTTGGAGTTATGAATTTATTGCCAATTCCGGCACTTGATGGTGGTCATGTTATGTTTTTACTATACGAAATAATTAGCGGCAGAAAACCGAGTGATAAATTCCTTGAAAATGCACAAATGGTTGGTTTCGTTTTACTTATCGCACTCCTTTTGTTTGCTAACGGGAACGATATTTATAAAGCAATTATGAAGTAGAAAAAAATATTAATAAAAAGTGCAAAAATGTTTTTGAGAATCTAAAAAAAGATCTATATTTGCACTCGCTAAAAAGAACAACAACTTCCTCCTTAGCTCAGTTGGTTAGAGCATCTGACTGTTAATCAGAGGGTCCTTGGTTCGAGCCCAAGAGGGGGAGCAACTTTTTTTTAGCAAACATATTTACCTTTAAGGTGATTCCTCCTTAGCTCAGTTGGTTAGAGCATCTGACTGTTAATCAGAGGGTCCTTGGTTCGAGCCCAAGAGGGGGAGCTTATTAAATACCACTTACAATTGTAAGTGGTATTTTTTTTTGCACAAAATTTAGTTTCTATGAATATTGTTTACATTCTTCATTCCGATAAACTTAACCGATTTTATATTGGATTCACTTCTAATTTTGATACGAGATTGGAATTTCATAAAAATGCCGAATCTCATAAATTCACATCAAACGCCGATGATTGGACATTATTTCTCAAAATAGCTTGCGAATGCAAAACCGAAGCACTATTAATTGAGAAGCACATTAAAAAAATGAAAAGCAAAACTTATATCGAAAATCTAATTAAATACCCCGATATAATTTTAAAACTAAAAAATAAATATAACCAAAACTGTTAATCAGAGCCCCGATAGCTATCGGGGTTGGTTCGAGCCCAAGAGGGGGAGCTTATTAAATACCACTTACAATTGTAAGTGGTATTTTTTTGCACTAATGTGAAATAAAACTGTTAGTCAGAGCCCCGATAGCGGATCAATACAGAAATCTGTGGAGCTATAAAAATTAAGGATGAATTTAACCGCAAAGTGCGCAAAGATTTTTTGCCTGGGGTTATGCATATTAAACGCAAAGTTCGCAAAGCTATATTGATATAGCTTTGCGAACTTTACGTTTTTATAAAACCTTGTAAATAAAAAACCTTTGCGTGCTTTGCGGTAAAATACGCAAGGCAAGATTAACGGATCATGTTCAAAAGTTGGGGATTATGCAAAAAGATTAGATAATCTGAACAAGAAAAAATGGATCAATACAAAAATCTGTGGAGCTATAAAAATTAAGGATGAATTTAACCGCAAAGTGCGCAAAGATTTTTTGCCTGGGATTACGCATATTAAACGCAAAGTTCGCAAAGCTTTATCAATATAGCTTTGCGAACTTTACGTTTTTATAAAACCTTGTAAATAAAAAACCTTTGCGTGCTTTGCGGTAAAATACGCAAGACAACATTAACGGTAAAGCTTTGCCAACTTTGTATTTTTATAAAATCCTATATGTATAAAAAAACTTTGTTCCCGATAACTATTGGGATTGCGGTTAAAATAATTAGTCAACACAAAATATTTTATGTTTCTCCACAGGTTTTTATGTTGATCCAAGAAGGAGAGCTTAATAAATAACGTTTTGCTTCTTTCTTATATTCATCAACTTTATCAGATGCCTTTTTTACAGGCAAATTAATAATTTCGAAAGCCATATCTTCAGCCTTTCCTATCTGATTAGTTTTAACAAATAACCTAAACAAGTTTATACGAGCATCGTATCTAAAGGGCTCAACGTTCCTATTATATCGATAGATTTGTTCAGCTTTCTTATAGTTTCCTTGTTTTTCATAGAATCCAGCTAAAATCTTCCCTAAACTTGGTTTACCTGACTGCTCAAAACCTTTGGATAAATATTCAATACCTTCTTTTCCTAATTTATTCTTTAACAAGATTCCGCCGGTCATAAATAACTCTTCTCCATTAGCATCGATTTTTGAGACATAACTTTCAATCTTTTCTAAACTTACAAAATGCCTTCTTCGATCATAAAGACTAAGCAATTTTTGTTCAGCAGTTATTCGTAAAAACATAATTACTAATGTTGATACCAATGTCATTACAATTACTACTTGAAAAAAAATATGTTTTTTGAAAACACATATCACTCGAACATTGCTTAAATTAATAATAACTACAGCACAGTAACAGCCTACCACCATAAACAAGGGTATCGACAATATATTATTTGTTAAGGCTGATATTAAAAGACAAACCACAATCGAACCACAAATTTGGGCTTCTTTACTCTGAATAGAATAAATACCTAAAACCACAATAAAAAGGATAAATATCGAAAACCATACGATACCAAATTCAAAAGTTAATTCTAAAAAATCATTGTTAGGACTATAGATATAACTCGCGTTTTTTATATCACTCCAAGATCTTTCCGTTTCAAAATAGTGCGCTTTTTCTAAGTTGTAATGCAATGAAAAAGAGTCAACCCCATATCCTGATAAAGGACGTTTCTCAATTTGTTCTATTGATTGCTTTAAAATAAATAATCTCCCTGAAGCCGACTCGGATTTTGATGAATTAGTTTTCCAAATTATTAAAAACAAGGTCAACAATACAATAAAACTATTCAAAGCTACTTTCCATTTGAAATGATTTTTTGCTTTTTGTTTTATATTATATAAATAGAATAAAAGAGCAATACCTAACCCTAAATAAGCACCACGACACTCAGACAAATACAAACCAAAAAGCAAAATAAAGAGCCCAATATAAAAGACAATACTAATACTCTTCTTCTTTTTTACTTTTCTAAGTATTTCTATCGTACTCAAAAAACCAATTGCAAGATAAATTCCTAACTGATTTGGCGAAAAGAACAATCCGGTCGAACTAAAATACTCATTTGGAGATTGAAGAACATTTATACTTTGCAAAATAGCTACAACAACATTCAAAATAGCTGTTATACTTATAAACCAAAGTATATTATCTAAGTTTTTACATATAATATCTTTAGTATTTAATTCTTGTCTTAATAGAACAT is a window encoding:
- a CDS encoding O-antigen ligase family protein; this encodes MKFQKISLYLIIVFILTFIRCRLDSLPFSKGKFIYWLIILVIGSLFFLVKKAKHKYVLNYFDVLVLILVAIGFWNLFYISNATIYNIKVWYYFGYLILYVLLRQELNTKDIICKNLDNILWFISITAILNVVVAILQSINVLQSPNEYFSSTGLFFSPNQLGIYLAIGFLSTIEILRKVKKKKSISIVFYIGLFILLFGLYLSECRGAYLGLGIALLFYLYNIKQKAKNHFKWKVALNSFIVLLTLFLIIWKTNSSKSESASGRLFILKQSIEQIEKRPLSGYGVDSFSLHYNLEKAHYFETERSWSDIKNASYIYSPNNDFLELTFEFGIVWFSIFILFIVVLGIYSIQSKEAQICGSIVVCLLISALTNNILSIPLFMVVGCYCAVVIINLSNVRVICVFKKHIFFQVVIVMTLVSTLVIMFLRITAEQKLLSLYDRRRHFVSLEKIESYVSKIDANGEELFMTGGILLKNKLGKEGIEYLSKGFEQSGKPSLGKILAGFYEKQGNYKKAEQIYRYNRNVEPFRYDARINLFRLFVKTNQIGKAEDMAFEIINLPVKKASDKVDEYKKEAKRYLLSSPSWINIKTCGET
- a CDS encoding GIY-YIG nuclease family protein, with product MNIVYILHSDKLNRFYIGFTSNFDTRLEFHKNAESHKFTSNADDWTLFLKIACECKTEALLIEKHIKKMKSKTYIENLIKYPDIILKLKNKYNQNC
- the rseP gene encoding RIP metalloprotease RseP, whose amino-acid sequence is MDIVIKLSQFLLSLSLLIILHELGHFIPAKLFKTRVEKFYLFFDVKYSLLKKKIGETEYGIGWLPLGGYVKISGMIDESMDKEQMALPPQPWEFRSKPAWQRLIIMLGGVTVNFILAFIIYIGMAFAYGDTYIANSDLKDGVFVENPAMLKAGFKTGDKLVSIDGKKVENYDNSLNMNIIMAKQVLIERNGQQQTIAIPNDFVDQLSKQEKGLLVSIRVPFAIGKVDDTSPNQNLKAKDLILSLNGEKVKYFDEAKAILANNKGKTIPAVVLRDLKETTITLKVTPEGTLGVYAGGLDMKSLEKLGYYKISTKNYSFFESIPVGLEKGKDQLVGYGKQLKMIFNPETKAYKQVGGFAAIFNIFPSSWSWETFWSITALLSIMLGVMNLLPIPALDGGHVMFLLYEIISGRKPSDKFLENAQMVGFVLLIALLLFANGNDIYKAIMK